A single genomic interval of Hyphomicrobium methylovorum harbors:
- a CDS encoding polysaccharide deacetylase family protein, whose translation MTRFGWAISLAAAIIVSSAPAFAEGACPREGTLGVSRTVEIDTTGGPGFGTDHYKAYDFLEPKEVILTFDDGPQKFTTESILKSLDDECVKATFFSVGKMALGYPEIIRDVAKAGHTVGSHTWSHKAIAKLKSFDLAKDEIERGISAVQRAVGSPIAPFFRFPTLVDTPEAVAYLGKRNISMFSCDIDSFDFKRQTPEHLVKRLMDRLEKRGKGILLMHDIHKTTAKAVPLLLAELKAKGYKVVHMKGKAPGTTLAEYDEAISKDAKGLPQGGAEKPLNSIVRTIGAPPPAITGPASGDDATSEPEGLSAEPPAAAPAPAAPAASPAKKSASETPADPVASAAVQPVAPAVSQASEPAASAAQEPAQINTASVVRTVGEGDEQSVSPDLPAHNAEPAAAAPHRSISERVKDTWRLWFGD comes from the coding sequence ATGACACGGTTCGGATGGGCCATCTCGCTGGCCGCGGCGATCATAGTTTCGTCGGCGCCAGCGTTTGCCGAAGGCGCGTGTCCGCGCGAAGGAACGCTCGGCGTGTCGCGCACCGTCGAGATCGACACGACCGGAGGCCCCGGCTTCGGAACCGATCATTACAAGGCTTATGATTTTCTCGAACCGAAGGAAGTGATCCTGACGTTCGACGACGGACCGCAAAAGTTCACGACCGAGTCCATTCTGAAATCGCTCGACGACGAATGCGTGAAGGCGACGTTCTTCTCAGTCGGCAAGATGGCGCTGGGCTATCCGGAGATTATTCGCGACGTTGCGAAGGCGGGACACACGGTCGGCTCGCATACGTGGAGCCATAAGGCGATCGCGAAGCTCAAGTCGTTCGATCTTGCGAAAGATGAAATCGAGCGCGGCATCAGCGCAGTTCAGCGAGCGGTCGGCAGTCCGATCGCGCCGTTTTTCCGTTTCCCGACATTGGTGGATACGCCTGAAGCCGTCGCTTATCTCGGCAAGCGAAACATTTCGATGTTTTCCTGCGATATCGACAGTTTCGATTTCAAGCGGCAGACGCCTGAACATCTGGTCAAGCGATTGATGGATCGGCTTGAGAAGCGCGGCAAGGGCATCCTGCTCATGCACGATATTCATAAGACGACGGCGAAGGCCGTGCCCCTGCTGCTCGCTGAGTTGAAGGCGAAGGGGTACAAGGTCGTCCATATGAAGGGGAAAGCGCCGGGCACGACGCTTGCGGAATATGACGAAGCGATCTCCAAAGATGCAAAGGGGCTTCCGCAAGGTGGCGCCGAGAAGCCGCTCAATTCGATTGTAAGGACGATTGGAGCGCCGCCTCCGGCCATCACCGGGCCCGCAAGCGGTGACGACGCGACGTCGGAGCCCGAAGGACTGTCGGCCGAGCCGCCGGCAGCAGCTCCCGCTCCTGCAGCACCTGCTGCTTCTCCCGCTAAAAAGTCAGCGAGTGAGACGCCGGCCGATCCGGTCGCGTCTGCCGCCGTACAGCCTGTGGCTCCTGCGGTTTCTCAGGCTTCGGAACCGGCTGCTTCTGCCGCACAGGAACCGGCGCAGATCAATACGGCGTCCGTCGTGCGGACGGTTGGTGAGGGAGATGAGCAAAGTGTTTCGCCGGACCTTCCGGCCCACAATGCGGAACCTGCTGCTGCCGCTCCGCACAGATCCATCTCTGAGCGCGTTAAAGATACGTGGCGGCTCTGGTTCGGAGACTAG
- a CDS encoding septal ring lytic transglycosylase RlpA family protein, with protein MAKPAGRALEMGPWTTTIKTVKAKATPTLGWGPKVTVALGIPSKPGASHSEIQLSTKGNLNQPYGLHGPGLPPPAQKPPHNLLGIASYYWQGQKTATGETFDPSGMTAAHKTLPFGTRVRVTRVDTGESVVVRINDRGPFKPGRVIDLSKGAAKNLGMLDAGLTDVRLEVLAKH; from the coding sequence TTGGCGAAACCAGCCGGCCGCGCGCTCGAAATGGGCCCATGGACGACAACCATCAAAACGGTCAAGGCGAAGGCCACGCCCACACTTGGCTGGGGGCCGAAGGTGACTGTGGCGCTCGGCATTCCGTCGAAGCCCGGCGCATCGCACTCTGAAATCCAGCTAAGCACCAAAGGCAATCTGAACCAGCCGTACGGGCTGCATGGCCCCGGCCTGCCGCCACCTGCTCAAAAGCCTCCGCACAATTTGCTGGGCATCGCTTCGTACTACTGGCAGGGCCAGAAAACGGCGACCGGCGAAACATTCGACCCCAGCGGAATGACGGCCGCGCACAAAACGCTGCCCTTCGGCACCCGTGTCCGCGTCACCCGCGTTGATACCGGCGAAAGCGTCGTAGTCCGTATCAACGACCGCGGTCCCTTCAAGCCAGGGCGTGTCATCGACCTATCGAAAGGCGCAGCCAAAAACCTCGGCATGCTCGACGCTGGCTTGACCGACGTCCGGCTCGAAGTTCTCGCCAAACACTAA
- a CDS encoding patatin-like phospholipase family protein gives MPKLAHINLALQGGGAHGAFTWGVIDRLLQDETLRFGWISGTSAGAVNAVALAAGLAEGSREKAREKMFKIWQAIHKAGVPDLTSLNPFLNGMVRASQLTSHLATMLSPYEFNPLGFDPLRRLLNDHIDFDQLRASCPVELLVAATHVSTGRARLFRHDEITVEAVLASACLPVMHHAVEIDGAAYWDGGFSANPDLVTLASESPIGDSLLVMVSPRVNDRLPTTSRDISNLANRLTFNAPLMRDIEVIQSVREASAGALLTKGRLAPLCRHRFHLVDGGPITGTLDPATTLTPNWDVITYLHGAGRNHAEKWLESARDSVGRLETVNLTEYFFPAVEKGIQFRLEKSPRKKPSAKRSAGKQAAR, from the coding sequence TTGCCGAAATTGGCCCATATCAATCTCGCTCTTCAGGGCGGCGGAGCGCACGGTGCATTCACCTGGGGCGTTATCGATCGTCTTCTCCAAGACGAAACGCTGCGCTTTGGTTGGATCAGCGGTACGAGTGCTGGCGCGGTCAACGCAGTTGCTCTTGCTGCAGGATTGGCGGAAGGCTCGCGGGAGAAAGCGCGCGAGAAGATGTTCAAGATCTGGCAGGCCATTCACAAGGCCGGTGTGCCGGATCTCACAAGCCTCAATCCTTTTCTGAACGGCATGGTCCGCGCATCGCAACTGACCTCGCATCTGGCGACTATGCTTTCACCGTATGAATTCAATCCGCTCGGATTTGATCCGCTGCGCCGACTGCTGAACGACCATATCGATTTCGATCAGTTGCGCGCGTCGTGTCCGGTGGAATTGCTCGTAGCCGCGACGCATGTGTCCACCGGGCGGGCACGGCTTTTCCGACATGACGAGATCACCGTCGAGGCAGTGCTTGCTTCGGCGTGTCTTCCGGTTATGCACCATGCCGTCGAGATCGATGGCGCGGCGTATTGGGACGGTGGGTTTTCAGCTAATCCCGATCTTGTGACGCTTGCGAGCGAAAGTCCGATCGGTGACTCGCTGCTGGTGATGGTGTCGCCGCGCGTCAATGACCGTTTGCCGACGACGTCGCGCGATATTTCAAATCTCGCCAATCGTCTGACATTCAATGCTCCATTGATGCGCGACATTGAGGTGATCCAATCGGTGCGCGAGGCGTCGGCGGGTGCTTTGCTGACGAAGGGCCGTCTGGCGCCGCTTTGTCGTCACCGGTTTCATCTCGTCGACGGCGGACCGATTACCGGAACGCTCGATCCCGCGACGACGCTTACGCCCAACTGGGACGTCATCACCTATCTGCACGGTGCAGGCCGCAATCACGCTGAGAAGTGGCTGGAGTCTGCACGCGATAGCGTTGGCCGGTTGGAGACCGTCAATCTGACGGAGTATTTCTTTCCGGCGGTCGAGAAGGGTATTCAGTTCCGGCTTGAAAAGTCGCCGCGGAAAAAGCCGAGCGCAAAGAGAAGCGCTGGTAAGCAAGCCGCGCGGTAA
- a CDS encoding helix-turn-helix domain-containing protein, with amino-acid sequence MKKIPITPPATTRPEALHRIKTAMVEKKLTQAELADAADCHEKTIQNMLGGRSVRDQTLFDVCMVLGLDFNGLRDAWHGESVAVDNGQMSVKADGGGVSPIYMGAYSRAAVDHYVGSYLTLRRSFSQPDTLVAYRTDISWDPEWPSLLFQECDRVDAPYAHRGRLYIPASSSFIHLVSLTKGAMRMILVSQIDRAGEMRGIITTLNKQRATFIPVATPILYARRETFDGETFGDITPKSRAYAAYKRLIENTVSEGYARLVS; translated from the coding sequence ATGAAAAAAATCCCGATAACGCCGCCCGCAACGACCCGCCCGGAAGCGCTCCACCGCATCAAGACGGCAATGGTCGAGAAGAAGCTCACCCAGGCTGAACTCGCGGACGCTGCCGACTGCCACGAGAAAACGATCCAGAACATGCTGGGCGGCCGCTCGGTCCGGGATCAAACGCTCTTCGATGTCTGCATGGTTCTAGGGCTCGACTTTAACGGCCTCAGAGATGCGTGGCACGGCGAGTCCGTCGCCGTCGACAACGGCCAGATGAGTGTCAAAGCGGATGGCGGCGGCGTCTCTCCGATTTACATGGGGGCCTACTCACGCGCCGCGGTCGATCATTACGTCGGCAGCTACCTGACGCTTCGGCGATCTTTCTCGCAGCCTGACACGCTCGTCGCCTACCGCACCGACATCAGTTGGGACCCGGAGTGGCCGAGCCTCCTGTTTCAGGAATGCGACCGCGTAGACGCACCCTACGCGCATCGCGGTCGGCTCTATATCCCCGCGTCATCCAGCTTCATCCATCTCGTATCACTGACGAAGGGCGCTATGCGCATGATCCTGGTGTCGCAAATCGATCGCGCCGGAGAGATGCGCGGCATCATCACCACGCTCAATAAGCAGCGCGCCACGTTCATTCCTGTCGCGACGCCAATCCTCTACGCGCGCCGCGAAACCTTCGATGGCGAAACATTCGGCGACATCACTCCGAAGAGCCGGGCATACGCCGCCTACAAGCGCTTGATCGAAAACACAGTCTCTGAGGGCTACGCGCGGCTGGTTAGCTGA
- a CDS encoding metallophosphoesterase family protein, translated as MTEPFTLAHFSDVHLPPAGGVPWRYANAKRLLGYLNWQRKRRHVHVRQVADRLIADARKLRPDHIAITGDLVNLGLPSEYEAALEWLESVGPPDAVTVVPGNHDIYSNLRGDRGIGRWAAYMGGEEETLAFPFIRRVGPLALIGLNSAHETPPFVARGALGSQQIEIASGQLSALERDGIIRVVLIHHPPLASLAAPRRELTDAAHFVNLIERQGAEVILYGHNHRARVDWLPTLGKPVPLVAAGSASALIPHNQEAPASYNLLTFFRKATGGLRIRLVVRGMTEANGPIEKLSETFLEFDQPKI; from the coding sequence ATGACCGAACCGTTCACACTCGCGCACTTTTCCGACGTGCATCTTCCGCCTGCGGGCGGAGTGCCGTGGCGGTATGCGAACGCCAAACGGCTTCTCGGATACTTGAACTGGCAGCGCAAGCGGCGTCACGTCCATGTCCGCCAGGTGGCGGACCGGCTGATTGCTGACGCGCGGAAACTGAGGCCCGACCACATTGCGATCACGGGCGATCTCGTGAACCTGGGCCTGCCCTCGGAGTATGAGGCTGCTCTGGAGTGGCTTGAGAGCGTCGGCCCGCCAGACGCTGTCACGGTCGTTCCGGGCAATCACGATATTTATTCGAACCTTCGGGGCGATCGCGGGATTGGCCGCTGGGCTGCCTACATGGGGGGAGAGGAGGAGACGCTTGCGTTTCCGTTCATTCGCCGCGTCGGGCCGTTGGCGCTGATCGGACTGAACTCGGCGCATGAAACGCCGCCGTTTGTTGCGCGCGGTGCGCTCGGTTCACAGCAAATCGAAATCGCAAGCGGACAGCTTTCAGCGCTCGAGCGCGACGGCATCATCCGGGTCGTTCTTATTCATCATCCGCCGCTCGCCTCGTTGGCAGCACCCCGTCGCGAACTGACCGACGCGGCTCACTTTGTGAATTTGATCGAGCGGCAGGGTGCTGAGGTCATTCTTTACGGGCACAATCACCGAGCGCGCGTCGATTGGCTGCCGACGCTCGGCAAGCCTGTGCCGCTGGTTGCGGCCGGATCTGCGTCGGCGCTCATTCCTCACAATCAAGAAGCGCCCGCAAGCTACAATCTTTTGACGTTCTTCCGAAAGGCGACCGGCGGATTGCGTATTCGTCTTGTCGTGCGAGGAATGACTGAAGCCAACGGCCCAATCGAAAAGCTGAGCGAGACGTTTCTCGAATTCGATCAGCCGAAGATTTAG
- a CDS encoding magnesium transporter CorA family protein, with product MITVYDAVGDRLAQRTEIGNLATAAWIDVLNPADDEDKMIEQALGIEVPTRSEMREIEASNRFYTENGAYYMTGIIVHASSLDVPMTSVVTFILSGNRLVTVRYAEPRAFPLYVTRATKGDPACRSSVGIMIGLVEMLIEREADLIERVQDEVERMAPLVFGQKGAGQPSRNRRLDLLLKTVGKEGDITARAQESAMSLNRLLLYFANAARERKDDKRLIARIESANNDITSLMESLRFLAARTSFLLDATLGMISTEQNQIIKLFSVMAVMLMPPTLVASIYGMNFAHMPELHETWGYPAALGLMFVSGLVPFLYFRKKGWL from the coding sequence ATGATAACCGTATACGATGCCGTCGGTGACCGGCTGGCGCAGCGCACCGAGATCGGCAACCTCGCCACGGCGGCCTGGATCGACGTGCTTAACCCTGCGGACGACGAGGACAAGATGATCGAGCAGGCGCTCGGTATCGAAGTGCCGACCCGCTCGGAAATGCGCGAGATCGAGGCATCGAACCGCTTCTATACGGAGAACGGCGCCTACTACATGACGGGCATCATCGTTCACGCGAGCTCGCTGGACGTTCCGATGACGTCTGTCGTTACCTTTATTCTCTCTGGTAATCGTCTCGTGACGGTACGCTACGCCGAACCGCGCGCATTCCCGCTATATGTGACCCGCGCGACCAAGGGCGATCCGGCCTGCCGCTCCAGCGTCGGCATCATGATCGGGCTGGTTGAGATGCTGATTGAGCGCGAAGCGGACCTGATTGAGCGCGTTCAGGACGAGGTCGAGCGCATGGCGCCGCTCGTATTCGGCCAGAAGGGCGCGGGCCAACCCTCCCGCAACCGGCGGCTGGATCTGCTGCTGAAGACCGTCGGCAAGGAAGGCGATATAACCGCTCGGGCGCAGGAAAGCGCGATGTCGCTGAACCGGCTGCTTCTCTATTTCGCCAACGCCGCACGCGAACGCAAAGACGACAAACGCCTGATCGCCCGCATCGAGTCAGCCAACAACGACATCACGTCCTTGATGGAAAGCCTCCGCTTCCTGGCCGCACGAACCAGCTTCCTGCTCGACGCCACGCTCGGCATGATCTCGACCGAGCAAAACCAGATCATCAAACTGTTCTCGGTGATGGCCGTGATGCTGATGCCGCCGACGCTTGTCGCGTCGATCTACGGCATGAACTTCGCGCACATGCCTGAGCTGCACGAAACGTGGGGCTACCCGGCAGCACTCGGGTTGATGTTCGTCTCCGGCCTCGTGCCCTTCCTATACTTCCGCAAGAAAGGCTGGCTCTAA
- a CDS encoding DUF1989 domain-containing protein produces the protein MTESVLTSPSRPKNFVEGRLSLAPGVERYVLKGGGTAVYELEKGDRLELSPLEGGQAVELAAFLPDGKSGLAALGLKSGGAPIGIARALSADSEDAQRVRFGLFRRGLDIGRVDAATVLGADTRPTDVVMLQADRPMVVVLGAPAEPMIVWEQTPATDVLVFIGRANPMPLNKAKLPDPIAEPRLDIRVNIASAESFEVYEGEYIQIIDVQGRQCSDFLAFNRRKLDEGTARGIDGVTTRTMLGVAYPQPGLLSKFFDQDRNSLVEVVQDTVGRHDTFNLACTTRYYEDMGYFGHPNCTDNLNDVLKSYPIDNYKGWPAINFFYNTNVDCHNNIWSDEPWSRPGDYVVMRALTDLVCAASSCPSDIDPSNGWNLSEIQVRVYPKDTSFKRSIGHRMTVDAPLQMTRESGFHPRTSALTRNFGDYRGFWVPHCFANAGAIEEYWACRERAVIMDLSPLRKMEVLGPDSELFLQGIVTRDVRKLSVGQVVYTAMCYEHGGMVDDGTLFRLGENNFRWIGGDDASLIWLKEQLAKTNYNVHLKTATAEIHNVAVQGPKSREILAGLIETPPGRPTVQELGVFRFTVGRIGGVTGIPLLVSRTGYTGELGYEIFCHPKDAPAVWDAVMAAGAPFRIQPFGFDALDMVRIEAGLVFGGHDFDTTIDPFEAGIAFTVPAKKEEDFIGKAALVNRGANPMFKLVGLEIAGNEKPSHGDPVFVGRASIGLVTSAMRSPLLKKTLAFARVDVTHAELGTELEIGRLDGVQKRLKATVVPFPFYDPKKERVRM, from the coding sequence ATGACTGAGTCCGTTTTAACATCGCCTTCGCGGCCAAAGAACTTTGTTGAAGGCCGGTTGTCACTGGCGCCTGGCGTTGAACGGTATGTTCTGAAAGGCGGTGGCACGGCCGTTTATGAACTCGAAAAGGGTGATCGGCTGGAGCTCAGCCCACTTGAAGGCGGGCAGGCGGTCGAACTCGCTGCGTTTCTTCCGGATGGCAAGTCCGGACTTGCCGCGCTTGGCTTGAAGAGCGGCGGTGCGCCGATCGGCATTGCGCGCGCGTTATCGGCTGATAGCGAAGACGCGCAACGCGTGCGGTTTGGTCTTTTCAGACGCGGGCTCGATATCGGTCGCGTTGATGCCGCGACGGTGCTCGGCGCCGATACGCGCCCGACAGACGTTGTGATGCTGCAAGCCGATCGACCCATGGTCGTCGTTCTTGGCGCCCCTGCAGAACCTATGATTGTTTGGGAGCAGACGCCTGCGACCGATGTTTTGGTGTTCATCGGGCGCGCGAATCCTATGCCGCTGAATAAGGCGAAGCTGCCGGACCCTATCGCCGAACCGCGCCTCGATATTCGCGTGAACATTGCGAGCGCTGAAAGCTTTGAGGTGTACGAAGGCGAATACATTCAGATCATCGACGTGCAGGGACGTCAGTGCTCTGATTTCCTCGCGTTCAATCGGAGAAAGCTCGACGAAGGCACTGCTCGCGGAATCGACGGCGTGACGACGCGGACGATGCTTGGCGTCGCGTATCCGCAGCCCGGTCTCCTTTCGAAGTTCTTCGATCAGGATCGCAATTCACTCGTCGAAGTCGTGCAGGACACCGTTGGCCGTCACGACACGTTCAATCTGGCGTGCACGACGCGCTACTACGAGGATATGGGCTATTTCGGCCATCCGAATTGCACCGATAACCTCAACGACGTGCTGAAGTCGTATCCGATCGATAACTACAAGGGCTGGCCGGCGATCAACTTCTTCTACAACACCAACGTCGACTGCCATAACAACATCTGGTCCGACGAGCCTTGGTCGCGGCCCGGCGATTACGTCGTGATGCGGGCGCTGACTGATCTTGTCTGTGCTGCATCCTCTTGTCCGTCCGACATCGATCCTTCGAACGGATGGAATCTCAGCGAAATTCAAGTCCGGGTTTATCCCAAGGACACTTCTTTCAAACGTTCGATTGGACATCGCATGACTGTGGACGCTCCCCTGCAGATGACGCGCGAATCTGGGTTCCATCCGCGCACGTCAGCGCTGACGCGCAATTTCGGCGACTATCGCGGATTTTGGGTTCCGCATTGCTTCGCGAACGCGGGTGCCATTGAAGAGTATTGGGCGTGCCGCGAGCGCGCGGTGATCATGGATCTCTCGCCGCTTCGGAAGATGGAAGTTCTCGGTCCCGACTCCGAGCTGTTTCTGCAGGGCATCGTCACGCGCGACGTGCGCAAGCTCTCGGTCGGGCAGGTCGTCTACACGGCGATGTGCTACGAGCACGGCGGCATGGTTGATGACGGGACGCTGTTCCGGCTTGGCGAGAACAACTTCCGTTGGATCGGCGGCGACGACGCGAGCCTCATCTGGCTGAAGGAGCAGCTCGCGAAGACGAACTATAATGTTCATCTCAAAACGGCGACGGCGGAGATCCATAACGTTGCTGTGCAAGGTCCGAAGTCACGCGAGATCCTGGCAGGATTGATTGAAACACCGCCGGGCCGTCCGACAGTGCAGGAGCTTGGCGTTTTCCGCTTTACCGTTGGGCGTATCGGCGGCGTTACCGGAATTCCGCTTCTTGTTTCGCGCACTGGATACACAGGTGAACTCGGCTACGAAATTTTCTGCCACCCCAAGGATGCGCCCGCTGTTTGGGATGCGGTGATGGCGGCAGGTGCTCCGTTCCGCATTCAGCCGTTTGGGTTCGATGCACTCGACATGGTGCGGATTGAAGCCGGTCTCGTGTTCGGCGGGCATGACTTCGACACGACGATTGATCCGTTCGAGGCGGGCATTGCCTTCACTGTTCCGGCGAAGAAGGAAGAGGATTTCATCGGCAAAGCCGCGCTGGTCAACCGGGGCGCCAATCCGATGTTCAAGTTGGTCGGGCTCGAAATTGCGGGCAATGAGAAGCCGTCGCACGGCGATCCCGTGTTTGTCGGGCGCGCGAGTATCGGTCTTGTCACCAGCGCGATGCGGTCGCCGTTGTTGAAAAAGACGCTCGCATTCGCACGCGTTGACGTTACGCATGCGGAATTGGGAACGGAACTCGAAATCGGTCGGCTCGACGGCGTGCAAAAGCGGCTTAAGGCGACTGTTGTGCCGTTTCCCTTCTACGATCCGAAGAAAGAGCGCGTTCGCATGTAG
- a CDS encoding NUDIX domain-containing protein has translation MSLLSTFIVRLLQNYWRATRGLTLASQACVVDPAGRLLLTTLAGRADAQILPRTFVRRGESASDAALRLLHEDLAIVPTAEPELLAILPSPAPDSGGQIATFLIRSWTGGPAATAAARAVAFVAAADLPASLDDETKHRILTALSRSAPGQM, from the coding sequence GTGTCGCTCTTGAGCACTTTCATCGTCCGCCTGCTGCAAAACTATTGGCGAGCGACCCGCGGGCTGACGCTCGCCTCGCAAGCCTGCGTTGTCGATCCCGCGGGCAGACTGCTTCTGACCACACTCGCCGGTCGTGCGGACGCCCAGATCCTGCCTCGAACCTTCGTTCGACGCGGCGAGTCCGCCTCGGATGCTGCCCTACGCCTCCTCCACGAAGACCTGGCCATCGTACCGACCGCGGAACCGGAATTGCTGGCCATCCTCCCATCACCCGCTCCGGATAGCGGCGGCCAGATCGCGACATTCCTGATACGCAGTTGGACAGGCGGACCCGCCGCAACAGCCGCCGCCCGCGCAGTCGCATTCGTCGCAGCCGCAGACCTGCCCGCGTCACTGGATGACGAAACGAAGCACCGTATCTTAACCGCACTCAGCCGTAGCGCGCCGGGCCAAATGTGA
- a CDS encoding bactofilin family protein: MFNRVATAEPRMEPVKSTAPQPLPLKQSTPPLFGSTLPHHGHSSPAIDAPTSVLGQDITIAGQQLVIKTKGSLLIAGHIQGDVHGETVTVGETGSVAGTITARTITVQGEVNGALKGSSVNLNATSKVEGDIVKQTLSIDEGAQFDGSVRRARDVGEVTPDLG; this comes from the coding sequence ATGTTCAATCGCGTAGCGACGGCCGAACCGCGTATGGAACCCGTCAAATCAACAGCACCGCAGCCCTTACCTCTCAAGCAATCGACACCGCCGCTTTTCGGATCGACCCTGCCCCACCACGGTCACAGCAGCCCAGCAATTGACGCCCCAACGTCCGTCCTCGGACAGGACATCACCATCGCTGGACAGCAGCTCGTCATCAAAACCAAAGGTTCGCTGCTGATCGCCGGACACATCCAGGGCGACGTTCATGGCGAAACCGTCACCGTCGGCGAGACGGGTAGCGTCGCCGGAACCATCACCGCGCGCACGATTACGGTTCAGGGCGAAGTGAACGGCGCGCTCAAGGGCTCATCCGTCAACCTCAACGCAACGTCCAAGGTTGAGGGCGATATCGTCAAGCAGACGCTGTCGATCGACGAGGGCGCGCAGTTTGACGGCAGCGTTCGCCGCGCGCGTGACGTCGGCGAAGTCACGCCCGATCTCGGCTGA
- a CDS encoding septal ring lytic transglycosylase RlpA family protein — translation MRSIFAVAAFGLAGLVVGTIPASAAKCSGSAQVCGKTSVQKSHRSKVAHRTSHAKHAHNSSRRYAHRSVKRSRYANRGAKRHYAAAGGKYSGMASYYWQGQQTASGARFNPNGLTAAHRSLPFGTRVRVTNRHNGRSVIVVINDRGPFIAGRIIDLSRGAAQVIAMTGAGVAPVSIEVLGRS, via the coding sequence ATGCGTTCGATTTTCGCCGTAGCCGCGTTCGGTCTTGCGGGATTAGTAGTCGGTACGATTCCGGCAAGCGCCGCTAAATGCAGCGGTTCTGCTCAAGTTTGCGGAAAAACCAGCGTACAGAAGTCTCATCGGTCCAAGGTTGCACATCGGACCTCGCATGCAAAACATGCTCACAATTCCTCGCGTCGCTACGCACATCGCTCCGTGAAGCGTTCGCGCTATGCGAACCGCGGAGCAAAGCGCCACTACGCTGCTGCAGGTGGCAAGTACAGCGGCATGGCATCTTACTACTGGCAGGGCCAGCAGACCGCTTCGGGCGCACGCTTTAACCCGAACGGCCTGACCGCTGCCCATCGCTCGCTGCCCTTCGGCACGCGCGTTCGCGTCACCAACCGCCACAACGGCCGCTCGGTCATCGTCGTAATCAACGACCGTGGTCCGTTCATCGCCGGTCGCATCATCGATCTGTCGCGCGGCGCTGCTCAGGTTATCGCCATGACCGGCGCGGGCGTTGCCCCGGTCTCCATCGAAGTCCTCGGCCGCAGCTAA
- a CDS encoding GNAT family N-acetyltransferase, translating into MSPSLVVRNARPADLADMTRLHARVFGPGRFARSAYRVREGKGHLSRYCLVAHRGNELIASLRMTEITIGGRTGAALLGPVAVASENRNIGIGKRLMHEALEAAERGGTDLVVLVGDLPYYGRFGFKPVPLGQILFPGPVNPGRILAREIREGALQDFRGLIVAQPSQSIGS; encoded by the coding sequence ATGTCGCCATCGCTCGTTGTCCGAAACGCACGCCCCGCTGACCTTGCCGACATGACGCGCCTTCACGCGCGCGTCTTCGGTCCAGGACGCTTTGCGCGCTCGGCCTATCGCGTGCGCGAAGGCAAAGGGCATCTCTCGCGTTACTGCCTCGTCGCCCATCGCGGCAACGAACTCATCGCTTCGCTCCGAATGACAGAAATCACGATCGGCGGACGGACCGGCGCTGCCCTGCTCGGCCCCGTCGCCGTTGCATCGGAGAACCGCAACATCGGCATCGGCAAGCGTCTGATGCATGAAGCGCTGGAAGCGGCCGAGCGCGGTGGCACCGATCTCGTCGTGCTGGTCGGAGACCTTCCTTACTATGGACGGTTCGGCTTCAAGCCTGTGCCGCTCGGCCAGATCCTATTCCCGGGACCGGTCAATCCGGGGCGCATCCTTGCGCGCGAAATCCGCGAAGGCGCCCTGCAGGACTTTCGCGGATTGATCGTGGCACAGCCCTCGCAGTCAATCGGCAGCTGA
- a CDS encoding DUF3280 domain-containing protein: protein MAVRDCYSRIVIFTLMSVAFLLASVEIAASASHPPRLLFLGAQLQNDNAALEPTTDAERNRLAALEEQFLSKVSKSGSYSVVPITADLRKQVQAGQQLGQCSGCEAAYGKTLHADRVAWITVQKVSNLILNLNLYVVDVASGKTDYVKSVDIRGNTDESWSRSLKYLLDNYFLAGKA, encoded by the coding sequence ATGGCCGTCCGGGATTGCTATTCGCGCATAGTTATCTTCACGCTTATGAGCGTCGCGTTTTTGCTTGCAAGTGTTGAGATCGCTGCGAGCGCTTCACATCCACCGCGACTGCTCTTCCTTGGCGCGCAATTACAAAACGACAACGCCGCGCTCGAGCCGACGACGGATGCAGAGCGTAACCGCCTAGCGGCGCTCGAAGAACAGTTTCTTTCCAAGGTTTCCAAGAGTGGAAGCTATTCTGTTGTTCCGATTACGGCTGACTTGCGAAAGCAGGTTCAAGCCGGACAACAGCTTGGCCAGTGCAGCGGATGTGAAGCAGCATATGGGAAGACGCTACATGCTGATCGCGTCGCTTGGATTACGGTTCAGAAGGTCTCGAACCTCATCCTGAATCTCAACCTCTATGTCGTCGACGTTGCGAGCGGAAAAACCGATTACGTTAAGAGCGTCGATATTCGTGGCAACACCGATGAGTCTTGGTCGCGGAGTTTGAAGTATCTCCTCGACAACTATTTCCTCGCAGGGAAGGCTTAA